From a region of the uncultured Desulfatiglans sp. genome:
- a CDS encoding hypothetical protein (Evidence 5 : Unknown function), with amino-acid sequence MQKPQSVFMGWVSIRKGSFLVNIGVNLHVCLFGGRQVASAQTLDFLKLGQIEIHPAGVGVSTERRGGTGTRLEAVGLSTHGVFGMGAAAPGCLQTQANSRPMV; translated from the coding sequence ATGCAGAAGCCTCAATCCGTATTCATGGGATGGGTTTCCATTCGGAAAGGGTCATTTTTGGTCAATATCGGCGTCAATCTTCACGTTTGCCTGTTCGGCGGCCGCCAGGTCGCCTCCGCGCAAACGCTTGATTTCCTAAAGCTTGGCCAAATTGAAATCCACCCTGCAGGGGTGGGAGTGAGCACCGAAAGGCGCGGAGGAACCGGGACCCGCCTCGAAGCGGTGGGACTGAGCACGCACGGCGTCTTCGGTATGGGGGCCGCTGCCCCGGGCTGTCTGCAAACACAAGCAAATTCAAGGCCAATGGTTTGA
- a CDS encoding hypothetical protein (Evidence 5 : Unknown function): MLSIQPAPLHKVDIFYTIRFEALAKKYPHLVSALLGGLFIGSPSGILRSVHPELRNEGRILFRHGRFQAKHVYRCPGRVSLFCDVSNHWP, from the coding sequence ATGCTCAGCATTCAGCCTGCGCCCTTGCACAAAGTGGATATCTTTTATACTATTCGATTCGAGGCGTTGGCTAAAAAATATCCACACCTTGTTTCGGCGTTGCTGGGAGGTCTTTTCATCGGCTCTCCGTCCGGGATTCTGAGGAGCGTCCATCCGGAATTGAGGAACGAGGGAAGAATCCTCTTCAGGCACGGCCGCTTCCAGGCGAAACACGTGTATCGCTGCCCGGGGAGGGTTTCGCTTTTTTGTGATGTTTCAAACCATTGGCCTTGA
- a CDS encoding N-(5'-phosphoribosyl)anthranilate isomerase: protein MITQIYEIQTPAEVEGCLAAGVDHIGTVILSQEDFQDPVLREVTRITRAAGAKSSIIPLFDHEESLLRTIDYYQPDYLHFCEALVRPSLEIVPLEPVMELQTRIKEYAPQVAIIRSIPVPLPGRSGDFPTLEIARELEPSSDLFLIDTWLGRQPVEGFIGITGRVPDLELSRYLVWQSAIPVILAGGLSPENVYDAVMGVSPAGADSCTWTNAAGKDDRPVRFQKDMEKVQRFVQEVRRAADALAQRRSAIENELERLKEELEERERALPAHSVRPHQLLAIEAVEEEIAARERELHGLRFIDL, encoded by the coding sequence ATGATTACTCAGATCTACGAGATTCAAACCCCTGCAGAGGTAGAAGGTTGCCTCGCAGCAGGCGTCGATCACATCGGCACGGTCATCCTCTCGCAGGAGGATTTCCAGGACCCCGTCCTGAGGGAAGTCACCCGCATCACCCGGGCGGCGGGCGCCAAAAGCAGCATCATTCCGCTGTTCGATCACGAAGAGTCCCTCCTGCGAACCATCGACTACTACCAGCCGGATTATCTCCATTTCTGCGAGGCCTTGGTAAGGCCCAGCTTGGAGATCGTTCCACTCGAACCCGTCATGGAGTTGCAGACACGCATCAAGGAATATGCGCCCCAGGTCGCGATCATCCGCTCCATCCCCGTTCCCCTGCCAGGGCGGTCCGGGGATTTTCCCACGCTCGAAATCGCGAGGGAACTGGAACCCTCCTCGGATCTCTTCCTGATCGACACCTGGCTCGGCCGTCAACCGGTCGAAGGGTTCATCGGCATCACGGGGCGGGTGCCGGACTTGGAACTGTCGCGCTACCTCGTCTGGCAAAGCGCCATACCGGTCATCCTCGCTGGAGGACTCTCGCCCGAAAACGTGTATGACGCCGTCATGGGCGTAAGTCCGGCAGGCGCCGACAGCTGCACATGGACCAACGCGGCCGGCAAGGACGATAGACCTGTCCGGTTTCAAAAAGATATGGAAAAAGTCCAGCGGTTCGTCCAGGAAGTACGGAGGGCCGCCGACGCTTTGGCGCAGAGGAGATCTGCGATCGAGAATGAACTGGAACGCCTGAAGGAGGAGTTGGAGGAAAGGGAAAGGGCCCTGCCCGCCCATTCCGTAAGGCCCCATCAACTGCTCGCGATCGAGGCCGTCGAGGAAGAGATCGCGGCCAGAGAGCGCGAATTGCATGGACTGAGATTCATCGACCTCTGA
- a CDS encoding CGGC domain protein, which translates to MKKVMVVGCGAYMDSGYGCPGEWRCLKAAVMGEGKFDEPSQVVGFVKCECPGRTIVPNIGMAMKLSEIKPDEIYLSSCLVNAKPGCPYASAEEMAEAIEGKTGIPVKLGTHDYH; encoded by the coding sequence ATGAAGAAAGTGATGGTGGTCGGGTGTGGAGCCTATATGGACAGTGGCTATGGCTGTCCAGGGGAGTGGCGTTGCCTGAAAGCTGCCGTGATGGGCGAAGGCAAATTCGATGAGCCATCGCAGGTGGTCGGATTCGTCAAATGCGAGTGCCCCGGCCGCACAATCGTCCCGAATATCGGAATGGCCATGAAGCTCTCGGAGATCAAGCCGGATGAAATCTACTTGAGTTCATGCCTGGTCAATGCCAAGCCAGGTTGTCCCTATGCCAGTGCCGAAGAGATGGCGGAGGCGATCGAGGGCAAGACCGGCATCCCCGTCAAGCTCGGGACGCACGACTATCATTAG
- the zraR gene encoding fused DNA-binding response regulator in two-component regulatory system with ZraS: response regulator; sigma54 interaction protein (Evidence 2a : Function from experimental evidences in other organisms; PubMedId : 11243806, 21140164, 2666400; Product type r : regulator): MQQKGTILIVDDDTAHRTMLSTLSEGWGYTVVEAADGEEAIAKAREQAFDLILMDIRMLKVSGLEALGAIKAFNPAIPIIVMTAYASVETAVSALKQGAYDYLTKPLDFDELQLTMERAMEHLRLKEENKRLKETLGETFDARRIIGSSPAMVKLLQTVARVAPSEATVLISGESGTGKELIAAAIHFNSPRKDGPFVKMNCAALTETLLESELFGHEKGAFTGAHRLKEGKFRQAHGGSLFLDEVGEMPLSMQAKLLRVLQERELVRVGGEQVLKVDVRVIAATNRDLPESVRDGRFREDLYYRLNVVGLEVPPLRERREDIPLLAEHFLKQFAEKNRKTLKGLTPQAMDRLLRYPWPGNVRELMNVIERAVVLARSEVLDTEDLLLERGADRVENSAGPADTMEVGPADIPLEEVERVTILKTLESAGGNKSEAARRLGITRRTLHQKLKKYGVMP, from the coding sequence GTGCAGCAGAAAGGGACCATCCTGATCGTCGACGATGATACGGCCCATCGGACGATGCTCTCGACATTGAGCGAAGGATGGGGATATACCGTCGTCGAAGCCGCCGACGGCGAGGAGGCCATCGCCAAGGCCCGTGAGCAGGCCTTCGATCTGATCCTGATGGATATCCGCATGCTCAAGGTCTCGGGCCTCGAGGCCCTGGGCGCCATCAAGGCGTTCAATCCCGCCATCCCCATCATCGTCATGACGGCCTACGCATCGGTCGAAACGGCCGTGAGCGCCCTGAAGCAGGGCGCGTACGATTATCTCACGAAGCCGCTCGATTTCGACGAACTGCAGCTGACCATGGAAAGGGCGATGGAGCATCTGCGCCTGAAGGAAGAAAACAAGCGGCTGAAGGAGACATTGGGTGAAACCTTCGATGCGCGGCGGATCATCGGCTCGAGCCCCGCGATGGTCAAATTGCTCCAGACGGTTGCGAGGGTCGCGCCTTCCGAGGCGACGGTCCTGATCAGCGGGGAATCCGGCACGGGAAAAGAACTCATTGCCGCCGCCATCCATTTCAACAGCCCCCGGAAGGACGGACCCTTCGTCAAGATGAACTGCGCAGCCCTGACCGAGACCCTCCTCGAATCGGAGTTGTTCGGTCATGAAAAGGGCGCCTTCACCGGCGCTCACCGCCTCAAGGAAGGGAAGTTCCGGCAGGCGCACGGCGGAAGCCTCTTTCTCGACGAGGTCGGCGAAATGCCCCTCTCCATGCAGGCGAAGCTCCTCCGGGTGCTGCAGGAAAGGGAGCTTGTCCGTGTAGGCGGCGAACAGGTGCTGAAGGTCGACGTCCGCGTCATCGCCGCCACCAATCGGGACCTGCCCGAGTCCGTCCGGGACGGCCGCTTCAGGGAAGACCTGTACTACCGGCTGAACGTGGTCGGGCTGGAGGTCCCTCCCCTGAGGGAAAGAAGGGAGGACATTCCCTTGCTGGCGGAGCATTTCCTGAAGCAATTTGCGGAAAAGAACCGCAAGACCCTCAAGGGATTGACCCCTCAGGCGATGGACCGGCTGCTCCGCTACCCTTGGCCGGGCAATGTGCGCGAACTGATGAACGTCATCGAACGCGCGGTGGTTCTGGCACGCAGCGAGGTTCTGGATACCGAAGACCTCCTCCTGGAACGCGGGGCCGATCGTGTGGAAAACTCAGCCGGGCCGGCGGACACCATGGAGGTGGGGCCGGCGGACATTCCGCTTGAAGAAGTCGAACGGGTGACCATCCTGAAGACCCTTGAATCGGCGGGTGGAAACAAGAGCGAAGCGGCCCGGCGCCTTGGAATCACCCGGCGGACACTGCATCAGAAACTGAAGAAATACGGGGTTATGCCGTAA
- a CDS encoding hypothetical protein (Evidence 5 : Unknown function), with amino-acid sequence MNLLSGYTVYGIIRTEGSAPYSRLESGSTPENRSDFPPPEEINYAPLIRLYGRHWKTWKAVHKGSS; translated from the coding sequence TTGAACCTCCTATCTGGTTATACTGTTTATGGAATCATTCGGACGGAAGGCTCCGCCCCGTATTCCCGTTTGGAGAGCGGGTCGACCCCGGAAAACCGTTCCGATTTTCCGCCGCCCGAGGAGATAAATTACGCCCCCCTTATACGCCTTTACGGCCGCCATTGGAAGACCTGGAAAGCCGTTCACAAAGGCTCCAGCTAA
- a CDS encoding Signal transduction histidine kinase → MALQRPKGGFWAGTPPWIILGVLVILAPLFVFLTLQTIQRRNELTTELLLEKGEALIRSFEAGARTGMMGMQWGGMQVQRLLVETARQSDIHYLMVTDETGRILAHSDIARIGETYGAGLGLAGIAASEKLNWRRLSPPGEDSPVFEVFRPFSPTRSARGHFMRRGPGGNGLRHPDAPSTDWCRLHLEGGDPAPGSRQIVFVGLDMGPIEAARQDDLRHTVLTAGILLLIGLTAMSLLFLAQAYRSTRTALSSVQAFTGHLIERMPVGLIAVDPDGQFTSFNQTAGRMIGVQIRDMLGKPAREHLPKVLLDVVDAVAETHQPMELEVALPAGQNGPLPCDVMGTLLRRDDGTPFGVLIILRDLSEIQHLKREVARSQRLASVGKLAAGVAHEIRNPLSSIKGFATWFKQRHHDDPADRKTADIMIQEVDRLNRVISQLLEFARPPALHREPTEIGALVLRSLETVRDQAERRRIRIETDLEPTDRPVNIDRDRIRQVLLNLYLNAMEAMEEQGMMRVSVKREEASGTLAIRIADTGKGIAEQDLQNIFDPYFTTKPSGTGLGLAIVHTIVEAHGGETLVQSSLGAGTTVTVRLPADAHEKGSPG, encoded by the coding sequence ATGGCACTTCAACGGCCCAAAGGCGGGTTCTGGGCAGGCACGCCCCCCTGGATCATTCTCGGGGTCCTGGTGATTCTGGCCCCGCTCTTCGTCTTCTTGACCCTTCAGACCATCCAGCGGCGGAACGAACTGACGACCGAGCTTCTCCTGGAAAAGGGGGAAGCCCTGATCCGTTCCTTCGAGGCAGGGGCACGCACCGGTATGATGGGGATGCAATGGGGTGGAATGCAGGTCCAGCGACTGCTCGTGGAAACCGCCCGGCAGTCCGATATCCACTACCTGATGGTCACGGACGAAACGGGGCGCATCCTGGCCCACAGCGATATCGCGCGGATCGGGGAAACGTACGGAGCCGGGTTGGGCCTTGCCGGGATCGCCGCCTCTGAGAAACTCAACTGGCGCCGCTTGAGCCCTCCCGGAGAGGATTCCCCCGTCTTCGAGGTATTCCGCCCCTTTTCTCCCACACGGTCGGCCAGAGGGCACTTCATGCGGCGCGGCCCCGGGGGGAACGGTCTGCGGCATCCGGATGCCCCCTCCACCGACTGGTGCCGGCTGCACCTGGAAGGCGGCGACCCCGCTCCCGGAAGCCGCCAGATCGTCTTTGTCGGACTCGACATGGGCCCCATCGAAGCCGCCAGACAGGACGACCTGCGGCACACGGTCCTCACGGCCGGCATCCTTCTCCTCATCGGGTTGACGGCGATGTCCCTGCTCTTTCTCGCGCAGGCCTACCGATCCACCCGAACCGCGTTGTCGAGCGTTCAGGCCTTCACCGGGCACCTCATCGAGCGGATGCCCGTCGGTCTCATAGCGGTCGACCCCGACGGCCAATTCACCTCCTTCAATCAAACTGCCGGGCGTATGATCGGAGTTCAGATCCGTGACATGCTCGGCAAACCTGCCCGGGAGCATCTCCCGAAGGTGCTGCTCGACGTCGTCGACGCCGTCGCCGAAACGCATCAGCCGATGGAACTGGAGGTGGCGCTCCCCGCAGGACAAAACGGGCCCCTGCCCTGCGACGTGATGGGAACCCTGCTTCGAAGAGACGATGGCACCCCCTTCGGGGTCCTGATCATTCTCAGGGACCTCTCGGAAATCCAGCACCTCAAACGGGAGGTCGCCAGGAGCCAGCGCCTCGCATCCGTCGGCAAACTGGCGGCCGGGGTCGCCCATGAGATCCGGAATCCGCTCAGCTCCATCAAAGGGTTCGCCACCTGGTTCAAACAAAGGCACCACGACGATCCGGCGGACCGCAAGACCGCGGACATCATGATCCAGGAGGTCGACCGTCTGAACCGCGTGATTTCCCAACTGCTGGAATTCGCCCGCCCGCCGGCCCTGCATCGGGAGCCGACCGAGATCGGGGCCTTGGTGCTCCGCTCGCTCGAAACGGTGCGCGATCAGGCGGAAAGGCGACGAATCCGCATCGAAACGGACCTGGAACCGACGGACCGCCCCGTCAACATCGACCGTGACCGCATCAGGCAAGTGCTCCTGAATCTGTATCTGAACGCCATGGAGGCGATGGAGGAACAGGGGATGATGCGCGTCTCCGTCAAGCGCGAAGAGGCATCCGGGACCCTTGCCATCAGGATTGCCGACACCGGCAAGGGGATCGCGGAGCAGGATCTGCAGAACATTTTCGATCCTTATTTCACGACCAAACCGTCCGGCACCGGCCTGGGATTGGCCATTGTGCACACCATTGTCGAGGCCCATGGGGGTGAAACGCTGGTGCAAAGCAGCTTGGGGGCCGGGACCACCGTGACGGTACGTCTGCCTGCAGATGCGCACGAGAAAGGCTCGCCGGGCTGA